In Oryza sativa Japonica Group chromosome 1, ASM3414082v1, the genomic stretch TTCATTCCATACAAATTGTAGATGTACTTTAGGTCTTATAAGGTAAAAGCTCGGCTCCCCTGTAATTTTTGAGACATCGGTACAGATTGGGGATAGATACCCCTTATACATCTCAAGATACCCAGAATGGGTTAGAATCAAAAAGGTTTTTTGGATGTAAATCCCGGGTGATGGTCTGATAGATGCATATGCCGTTCTTTGGAACTGTTGTATTCTTTGAAATGAACAATTAGAAGTAGGAAGAGCAACTCCAAGAAGATACCATTGCTGATTTCCGTcaagaaccttttttttttacctcccCTTCATTCAGGCTGCTGGATCTATTTTCATTATCTGTTGCTGTGATGTTCTTAGCTTCTATGTGGGGGCAAAGGTTCGGTTGGCTCGGTACTCTTGCTGAAGCAATCCTTTCTTCCTTGCCTAAGTTCATGAGTACCGAAAGGTGGATTCTTTTCAGTTTCTTGTTTATTTAGTTGTTTCAGCTCACTCTTTTAACTAACCTTCTCTCATCATCCCAAGTCCCCCAACAAGCTCGTGCATACACTCATACAGCCCCTACCAATGGCTGAGAAAGAAGAATGCAAGGTGCTCATCGATCAAGCCAGCAACGAAGCTGGTGATCCACACCAAGACGACGACtgcgaagacgaagacgacgacgatagCTCGAGCCTCATCCTGCTGACCAACCTCATCCTGAGCGGCACGGCGCGGCTCAAcgtcctcctccccaccgccaccATCCTCGCCTTCGCCATCTTCGCGCCCCTCCTCACCGACGACGGCAAGTGCACCCGCCTCAACCGCGCCCTCACCGGCGCCCTCATGCTCCTCTGCGCTGCCTCCTGCGTCTTCTTCACGCTCACCGACAGCTTCCGCTCCCCCACCGGCCGCCTCCGGTACGGCATCGCCACGACGAGCGGCATCCGCACGTTCTGCGTCGGcggccggcgtcgccggcggggcggcgggaagGCGGGGCCGAGGGAGCCGGAGAGGTACAGGCTGCGGTGGTCGGACCTCTTCCACACCGCCCTGGCCCTCGTCGCCTTCGTCACGTTCGCCGCGTCGCACCACGACATCGTGCTGTGCTACTACCCCGGCGTGCCCAGGAAGGTGGTGAACACGGTGCCCCTCGTGATCGGCTTCGTGGTCAGCCTCCTCTTCGTGCTCTTCCCGTCCAAGAGGAGGGGAATCGGGTACCCGTTCCTGCTCAGCACCGACCTTGTCTACCTACGCCGCTGATGAGACGAAAGGATCGCATGGTCTTCTGATGGATTTGTATTATGTGAAAGTTTGATTTTACATGGTTGTCTTGGGGTAATTTGAGCCAAAATGTATGTACATTCTTCATTGCCTCTCTCAAGTGAAGTACAAAGCGGGAAACAATGTGTGTTGGATGAGATATATATCAAGTAACTTTGTTTCAGGCTGCCTGTTAATGGTCTTGATCTTGTTCATTCCTCTGCGTCAGGGTCCGGCTCAAGGCCCGCGATTTGCTTCAGCGGCTTCCACACAAATTTCCTCCTGGGCCAAACAGGGCACAGAATTTAATTCAGAGATCACAAGAACACATCGTCATCATTAATTTCGGGGTTCAGGTTTACGTACCAGTTGCCGCATTCCGCGATCACCCTGACTTTGGGGCGGATGTCAGGGAGAATGGCGAGGAACTGCAGCTCGGCCTTGGAGAGAACCTGCAGAAATAGAAACCACCAAACAAATTAACGGGACGCAGAAACGAAACGGGAAATTGCAGAGCTGAGCTAGAGAACAGGATGGTGAGATCGATGGATCAATGGATGGAGACCTTGGCTTCCATGACCCAGACGACGAGGCCCTTGGCGTCCGGGTGCAGCAAGCTGAGCCTGTAGTCCACCTCCGGCGGGAAGTACCACCTCGCCACCGGCTGCCTCCCGAGGCTCGGCTGCGCACATCAGAGCAATCAAGCAAGCAAGCTCGTGTCAGCCATGATCGGAGGcagctagctactagctagctcgagatcgagatcgagagagaggaTTGTTTTGTGGACTGACCGGGC encodes the following:
- the LOC4324997 gene encoding protein DMP7 yields the protein MAEKEECKVLIDQASNEAGDPHQDDDCEDEDDDDSSSLILLTNLILSGTARLNVLLPTATILAFAIFAPLLTDDGKCTRLNRALTGALMLLCAASCVFFTLTDSFRSPTGRLRYGIATTSGIRTFCVGGRRRRRGGGKAGPREPERYRLRWSDLFHTALALVAFVTFAASHHDIVLCYYPGVPRKVVNTVPLVIGFVVSLLFVLFPSKRRGIGYPFLLSTDLVYLRR